The Magnolia sinica isolate HGM2019 chromosome 9, MsV1, whole genome shotgun sequence sequence ACATACTCAAAAACACCTTATCAATGGCTTCTCTCCATCAACCAATCTTCGAAAACCATATGGCATTTGATGTCCTGATTGCCAACGTGGCAAAAATCCATGCAAGCATCAGTAAGCTAGAGTCCTTAAGGCCTTCCAAGCATGTCAATGCCCTCTTCACTCAACTTGTCAAGCTATGCACCctcccttcttccatcaatgtCCAAAACCTACCACCCGACATGCAACACATGCGCCAGAGCCTGATAGGCCTATGTGGGCGAGCTGAGGGACTTCTTGAGCTTGAATTCGCCACTTTCATTACCAAAATACCGCAACCATTAGACCACCTAAACCTCTTCCCCTACTATACTAACTACGTCAAGCTCGCCGGACTAGAGTATGGGATCCTTTCTGAAAATGGAGTGGTGCAACCTAAAAGGGTGGCATTTGTGGGGTCCGGTCCCATGCCGCTAACTTCCATTATCATGGCGAtccaccacatgaaaacaacacGCTTCGACATGTTGGCGAACAACGTAGCCCACCGGATTGTCGCAACGGATGATGAACTAGCAAGGAGGATGGAGTTCAAGACAAGTGATGTGATGGATGTGAGGGAGGAGCTAGGAGAATTTGATTGCATTTTCTTGGCAGCTCTGGTGGGGATGAGTAAGGAAGAGAAGGTGAAGGTGGTGGGCCACCTAAGGAAGTATATGAAGGGTGGAGGTATTTTACTAGTGAGGAGTGCAAATGGAGCTAGGGGATTTTTGTACCCCATGGTAGAAGAGGATGATTTGCATGGGTTTGAGATTCTGTCCGTCTTCCATCCTACAAATGAAGTAATAAACTCAATTGTACTTGCACGCAAGCCTATTATATAAAAGAGGCCTGTGGGTGCGTGCATTTAGTTTTCTATGCTCCATAGTAGTACGTAGAGCTAGTATATGATATCTAGGATTTGCTTCTTTTGGGCGGAACTCGTATTTCCTCTAATGTTTTCAGGTGTCGTATGATGTTTGGTTTTTCAATGTGGGGTCTAGTTAATAAATCTCTGTTGTGTTAGAGATGTTACTACTTGCTTTTGCTTCTATTGAGATCTTGTTTCGGTGCATTCTCTTGTTATTATTTGCTTTTGCTTTCGCCCGTGTGTAGAGTTGCACGTGGATCTCATCAACATAAAATTGTCAGTCCACATCAGTCGAACGCCCATGTGCGTAAACAACGAAACAAAAAGAGCACCGGAATCGTCTACAGCACCTGTTTTACGCATATTGTAAAACACCCCAGAAATGGGACCACCATATATATTATAAACGTAAATCCACTTCGTGCATTGAGTAGGAACCGTTATTTTAAGTAAGAACCGTTATTTGAAAACAATGTTAATGTGCTCCTAAAATCTCTTATGTGGAGTGGACCATAGACTTGTTCCTGGTCCATCTCCTGAATGGAAGCGGACATAGTCCATCCTATCCGAGCCCATTCTTACATGGGGCATGATGTTTATGTCCATCCTATCCGAGCCCATTCTTACATGGGGCATGATGTAACTGGGCCTAAGCGGATCCAAATCAAAGAGATCCATTCCAGATTGAGAAAAATTCTTATTCAAAGTATGAACCAGAAatcggccataacttttgatcagaGATGAGT is a genomic window containing:
- the LOC131256331 gene encoding nicotianamine synthase-like, whose amino-acid sequence is MCPYDHTNILKNTLSMASLHQPIFENHMAFDVLIANVAKIHASISKLESLRPSKHVNALFTQLVKLCTLPSSINVQNLPPDMQHMRQSLIGLCGRAEGLLELEFATFITKIPQPLDHLNLFPYYTNYVKLAGLEYGILSENGVVQPKRVAFVGSGPMPLTSIIMAIHHMKTTRFDMLANNVAHRIVATDDELARRMEFKTSDVMDVREELGEFDCIFLAALVGMSKEEKVKVVGHLRKYMKGGGILLVRSANGARGFLYPMVEEDDLHGFEILSVFHPTNEVINSIVLARKPII